Below is a window of Escherichia coli DSM 30083 = JCM 1649 = ATCC 11775 DNA.
GCGTGAAAAGCAGGTGCTGTTTACCACCCCGTACTATGACAACTCTGCCCTGTTTGTGGGTCAGCAAGGCAAATACACCAGTGTTGATCAGCTGAAAGGCAAAAAAGTCGGCGTTCAGAACGGGACGACACACCAGAAGTTCATTATGGATAAGCATCCGGAAATCACTACCGTGCCATATGACAGTTACCAGAACGCAAAACTGGATCTGCAAAACGGTCGTATCGACAGCGTATTTGGTGACACCGCAGTGGTAACCGAATGGCTGAAAGATAACCCGAAACTGGCGGCAGTGGGCGATAAAGTGACCGATAAAGATTACTTCGGTACTGGCCTCGGCATCGCAGTACGCCAGGGCAACACTGAACTGCAGCAGAAACTCAACACTGCGCTGGAAAAAGTGAAGAAAGATGGCACTTACGAAACCATCTACAACAAATGGTTCCAGAAGTAATTCCTGATGAATGAATTTTTTCCTTTAGCAAGCGCCGCCGGGATGACCGTCGGCCTTGCCGTTTGTGCATTGATTGTCGGGCTGGCGCTGGCGATGTTCTTTGCGGTATGGGAGTCTGCGAAATGGCGTCCTGTCGCGTGGGCAGGTTCAGCGCTGGTAACCATTCTGCGTGGCCTGCCAGAAATTCTGGTGGTGCTGTTTATCTATTTTGGCTCCTCGCAGCTGCTGCTGACGCTTTCGGATGGCTTCACTATCAATCTTGGGTTCGTGCAGATCCCGGTGCAGATGGACATTGAGAACTTCGACGTTAGCCCGTTCCTTTGTGGTGTCATCGCACTGTCACTGCTGTATGCCGCCTATGCCTCGCAAACGCTGCGTGGTGCATTAAAAGCGGTGCCGGTGGGTCAGTGGGAATCCGGTCAGGCGCTGGGGCTGTCGAAATCGGCTATCTTTTTCCGTCTGGTGATGCCGCAGATGTGGCGTCATGCGCTGCCAGGTCTCGGTAACCAGTGGCTGGTGCTGCTGAAAGATACCGCGCTGGTCAGTTTGATTAGTGTGAATGATTTAATGCTACAAACCAAAAGCATCGCTACCCGTACACAGGAACCGTTTACCTGGTACATTGTGGCGGCGGTGATTTACCTGGTGATCACCCTGCTCAGTCAGTACATTCTCAAACGCATTGACCTGCGCGCGACACGTTTTGAGCGGAGGCCCAGCTAATGTTTGAGTATTTACCCGAACTGATGAAAGGGCTGCACACCAGCCTGACGCTAACCGTTGCCTCGCTGATTGTGGCACTGATTCTGGCATTGATTTTTACCATCATCCTGACGCTGAAAACGCCGGTGCTGGTGTGGCTGGTGCGGGGCTATATCACGCTGTTTACCGGTACGCCGCTGCTGGTGCAGATCTTCCTGATTTATTACGGACCGGGCCAGTTCCCAACGTTGCAGGAGTATCCGGCACTGTGGCATTTGTTGTCAGAACCGTGGTTATGTGCGCTGATTGCGTTGTCGCTGAACAGTGCGGCGTACACCACGCAGCTGTTTTACGGTGCGATTCGCGCGATCCCGGAAGGTCAATGGCAGTCCTGTAGCGCCCTGGGAATGAGCAAAAAAGATACGCTGGCGATCCTGCTGCCGTACGCGTTTAAACGCTCGCTCTCTTCTTATTCCAACGAAGTGGTGCTGGTGTTCAAAAGTACCTCTCTGGCTTACACCATTACGCTGATGGAAGTGATGGGATACAGCCAGTTGTTGTACGGACGCACCTACGATGTAATGGTATTTGGCGCGGCGGGGATTATTTACCTGGTCGTCAACGGCCTGCTGACGCTGATGATGCGTCTGATCGAGCGTAAAGCACTGGCATTCGAACGGCGGAATTAATGTAGCTGCATGCTGATGCCGGATGCGGCGTGGACGCCTTATCCGGCCTACATAGTGCATAAATTCTTATTATGAAGACGGACAACCCACTAAGCTGTCCGTCTTTTTTATTTCATATAAATTATTTACTCATATTTATTGCATATAAATTCACTTGATGGCATTGTTATCCCATGCCGCAGACACGGCCAAAAATCATAAGATTGACAGACGGGAGTTCCATCATGAAAAAGTTAGTTCTTGCCGCTTTACTTGCTTCTTTTACTTTCGGTGCTTCTGCCGCAGAGAAAATCAATTTTGGCGTTTCAGCCACCTATCCACCCTTTGAATCTATAGGTGCTAATAATGAGATTGTCGGCTTTGATATCGACCTGGCAAAAGCCTTGTGCAAACAAATGCAGGCAGAATGTACTTTTACTAATCACGCGTTCGACAGCCTGATCCCGTCACTGAAATTCAGAAAATATGACGCCGTAATCTCCGGAATGGATATCACGCCGGAGCGTAGCAAACAGGTATCGTTTACCACGCCCTACTACGAAAACTCAGCCGTCGTGATTGCCAAAAAAGATACCTACAAAACGTTTGCCGATCTGAAAGGCAAACGTATTGGGATGGAAAACGGCACCACGCACCAGAAATATATTCAGGATCAGCACCCGGAAGTAAAAACTGTCTCCTATGACAGTTATCAGAATGCCTTTATCGATCTGAAAAATGGCCGTATTGATGGCGTATTTGGTGACACCGCAGTGGTAAACGAATGGCTGAAAACCAATCCGCAACTGGGCGTTGCTACTGAAAAAGTGACCGATCCGCAATACTTCGGCACCGGCCTGGGTATCGCTGTACGTCCGGATAACAAAGCTCTGCTGGAAAAACTGAATAACGCGCTGGCAGCAATTAAAGCTGACGGTACATATCAGAAAATCAATGACCAGTGGTTCCCACAGTAAGATTCAGAAAGCCGCACCTGCGGCTTTTTTATTGCTTCACCAGCAGCGTCAGCACTTCATAGTGCGCGGTGTGCGGGAACATATCAAAAAGCTGTACCCGTTCGATGCGATAACCAGGCAGTTCGCGGATATCTTTCGCCATAGTTTGGGCGTTACAGCTGGAGTAGATAATAAAACGCGGTGCCATCGTTGAGAGATAATCACACAGCGGTTTACCGATGCCGCGGCGCGGCGGGTTAACCAGCACCAGCTCCGGCACTTCCCCCTGAGCGGTGGCAAACTGCGTAGAGTCCAGCGCCTGAAATTGCAAACGCGTTAAGCCCAGTTCAGCGGCTGACTGCTTCGCACAGGCAATGGCCTCTGGTGCAATTTCGATCCCGGTTAACTGCATGTCAGGCGTCGCGCAGTGTAAACCAAAGCCACCCACACCGCAGAACAGATCCCACATATGTTTAACCGGCAGCTGTCGTACCCAGTCGCGCGCGGTGGCGTACAGCTGGCTGGCGACCGCCGGATTAGTCTGGAAGAAACTTTGCGGACGGATCCACAGCGGTACGTCATTAAAACGCTCTGCCAGTGCCTGTTGTTCGGTCAGGTAGATCTCCGTCTCCCCTTCCATAATCGCCATATGTACCGGCTGAATATTGACGGTAATAACTTTCAGCTGCGGTAATTGTTCCTGTAACCACGGCAGCGCCTTACGCAGTTGCGCCAGTTTGGTATCAGAACGCAGTACAAAACGCAGCATCATGCCGCCATCGCTCTGGCTTTCAGTCAGCAGAATGTATTTCAGTTCACCACGTTTACGCGCCACGTTGTAAGGCGTTAAACCCGCACGGGCGATAAACGGTTTTAGCGCCGCAAAAACGGGCGCAAATGAGGCTGGATAAAGCGGGCAGTCACAAAGGTCTTCCGGTGTACCATCCCGATGCAGCATACCGAGCAGTGGTTTTTCAACGCTACCACTCACCACCATTTTGGCTTTATTACGAAACCCTTGTTCCGGGCCTGACACCGGCGCACACCATTCCTCAACCGGAAAATCGGCGAGCAGATTTTTAAGATCGACGGTTTTAGCGGAGAGTTGCTCTGGAATCGGCTGCGTTATCCACTGACAGGAACGACAGCGACCCGCGTCGTAAAGTGCGCACTGCATACATTGACCTTCACATCATCAGGGGCGACGATTATACACATTATTGCAACTGGAAGAACCGCCGACTGGTCGAGGGAACGAACAGCAGCATCAGGATGAGCATATCCGGCAGCTTCTGCAGCATCAGGCTATGGAAGATTTCACGTTTTGATTCACCGGGAATGCTGAACAGCTCCGGATAACCATACCCCAGCGAGGCCGCCCACAAGTAACTTGCGGCTGTGATTTGTGTCAACAGATACAGCCAGCGCGCCCAGCGACGCCCTTTCACCAGTGAAAACGCACACCAGATCTCAATGAAAACCAGCACCAGACTGCTCAAAAAGACCAGCGTTAAACTCCAGGTTTGTACGCTGCGATGAATGAACTCGCCAATACCGCGCACGCCCAGCGTATTGAAAATCATCAGCACGTCGAGGCCACGGATCATAATAATGGCGAGCGCCGCCACCTGCACCAGCGCAGGCACATTCAGGCGAGCATGAGATGAAGATGTTTTCTTAAAAAATCCCAACGTTTCGTCTTCCATGAAAACAATGCCGCGACATGCGCGGCATTATGTAGCCAGGTTGGCAAATTTTAGTGTCTTCAGCCACGTCTTGCACGCTGGATGTCGCGTATCCGCTGTTTTTCTGCGCGCGCCATCAGATACCAGGCGATAAATCCGACAATTCCGACCGCGCCGAGGATCAATGTTGCCAGGGCGTTGATTTCCGGATTCACCCCCATCCGCACGCTGGAAAAGACCAGCATCGGTAAAGTGGTGGCTCCCGGCCCGGAAACAAAGCTGGCGATCACCAGATCATCAAGCGACAAAGTAAAAGCCAGTAACCAGCCAGAAATGATCGCGGGCATGATCATCGGTAGCGTAATGACAAAAAACACTTTCAGCGGCGTCGCACCGAGATCCATCGCGGCTTCTTCTATCGAGCGATCCAGTTCCCGCAGACGCGACGAAATAACGACTGCCACATAAGCCGTACAGAAAGTGACATGCGCCAGCCAGATGGTGAGCATACCGCGGTCCGCAGGCCAGCCAATAGCATGAGCAAGCGCGACGAATAACAACAACAGCGACAAACCCGTGATGACATCTGGCATCACCAGCGGCGCGGTGATCATAAAGGCAAAACCATTTGATCCGCGAAACCTGCCAAAACGCACCAACACCACCGCCGCAATCGTCCCGAGGATCGCCGCTGCCGTTGCCGCACAGGCTGCAATTGTCAGACTTAAACCAACCGCACTCATCATCGCGTCATCGCGCAATAATTCGCCATACCAGCGCGTTGACCAGCCGGCCCACACCGTCACCAGTTTCGAGCTGTTGAATGAATAGATAACCAGCATCAGCATTGGCGCGTAGAGAAAGGTGAAGCCCAGCAGCAAAATCACAATCCGCCAGGGCGAACGAACAACCGGTAAATTATTCATCCGTGTTCTCCCACGCTTTTTTGCTGGTGTTTGTGAAACCACATTATCGGCACAATTAGCAGCAGCAACATGATGATCGCTACCGCCGAGGCTACCGGCCAGTCGCGGTTGTTAAAGAACTCCTGCCACAGCACGCGCCCGATCATGATGCTGTCCGGGCCACCGAGCAGTTCCGGGATCACAAACTCGCCCACAGCAGGGATAAACACCAGCATCGATCCGGCAATAATCCCCCCTTTGGTGAGTGGCATGATCACGGTAAAGAACGTTTTCAGCGGTCGTGCACCGAGATCCAGTGCCGCTTCTACCAGCGAATAATCAATACGAATCAACGCGGTGTAAATCGGCAGCACCATAAACGGCACGTAGGCGTAAACAATGCCAATATAAACCGCAAAGTTGGTATGCAGAATGGTCAGCGGTTGATCGATAACCCCCAGCCACAGCAGAAAATTATTCAGCACACCGTTGTTTTTTAATATTCCCATCCAGGCGTAGACACGAATCAGAAACGAGGTCCACGACGGCAGGATCACCAGTAGTAATAAGATATTACGGGTCGAAGGCTTACTGTGCGTCACCGCCCACGCCAGCGGATAGCCGATCAGTAAACAGCAAATAGTCGAAATCGCCGCCACCTGTAACGACTGGAGATAAGCATCAAAATAGAGCGGATCGTCGGTCAGTTGCAGAAAATTACCGAGATTAAGAGTGATAGAAAGTTGCCCGTCAGCCCACTCCATCAATTCGGTATAAGGTGGAATAGCGCGCGCCATCTCCGCCAGGCTTATTTTAAAGACGATCAGAAATGGCAGCAGAAACAGCAAGATCAACCAGATATATGGCAACGCAATGACCAGTTTGCGCCCATGCTTCATTTGCAGCTGCGACAACCACAGCTTAAATCCGCCCGGC
It encodes the following:
- the artM gene encoding arginine ABC transporter permease ArtM, with the protein product MFEYLPELMKGLHTSLTLTVASLIVALILALIFTIILTLKTPVLVWLVRGYITLFTGTPLLVQIFLIYYGPGQFPTLQEYPALWHLLSEPWLCALIALSLNSAAYTTQLFYGAIRAIPEGQWQSCSALGMSKKDTLAILLPYAFKRSLSSYSNEVVLVFKSTSLAYTITLMEVMGYSQLLYGRTYDVMVFGAAGIIYLVVNGLLTLMMRLIERKALAFERRN
- the artI gene encoding arginine ABC transporter substrate-binding protein ArtI; amino-acid sequence: MKKVLIAALIAGFSLSATAAETIRFATEASYPPFESIDANNQIVGFDVDLAQALCKEIDATCTFSNQAFDSLIPSLKFRRVEAVMAGMDITPEREKQVLFTTPYYDNSALFVGQQGKYTSVDQLKGKKVGVQNGTTHQKFIMDKHPEITTVPYDSYQNAKLDLQNGRIDSVFGDTAVVTEWLKDNPKLAAVGDKVTDKDYFGTGLGIAVRQGNTELQQKLNTALEKVKKDGTYETIYNKWFQK
- the potH gene encoding putrescine ABC transporter permease PotH, producing the protein MSTLEPAAQSKPPGGFKLWLSQLQMKHGRKLVIALPYIWLILLFLLPFLIVFKISLAEMARAIPPYTELMEWADGQLSITLNLGNFLQLTDDPLYFDAYLQSLQVAAISTICCLLIGYPLAWAVTHSKPSTRNILLLLVILPSWTSFLIRVYAWMGILKNNGVLNNFLLWLGVIDQPLTILHTNFAVYIGIVYAYVPFMVLPIYTALIRIDYSLVEAALDLGARPLKTFFTVIMPLTKGGIIAGSMLVFIPAVGEFVIPELLGGPDSIMIGRVLWQEFFNNRDWPVASAVAIIMLLLLIVPIMWFHKHQQKSVGEHG
- the potI gene encoding putrescine ABC transporter permease PotI, with the protein product MNNLPVVRSPWRIVILLLGFTFLYAPMLMLVIYSFNSSKLVTVWAGWSTRWYGELLRDDAMMSAVGLSLTIAACAATAAAILGTIAAVVLVRFGRFRGSNGFAFMITAPLVMPDVITGLSLLLLFVALAHAIGWPADRGMLTIWLAHVTFCTAYVAVVISSRLRELDRSIEEAAMDLGATPLKVFFVITLPMIMPAIISGWLLAFTLSLDDLVIASFVSGPGATTLPMLVFSSVRMGVNPEINALATLILGAVGIVGFIAWYLMARAEKQRIRDIQRARRG
- the rlmC gene encoding 23S rRNA (uracil(747)-C(5))-methyltransferase RlmC, translated to MQCALYDAGRCRSCQWITQPIPEQLSAKTVDLKNLLADFPVEEWCAPVSGPEQGFRNKAKMVVSGSVEKPLLGMLHRDGTPEDLCDCPLYPASFAPVFAALKPFIARAGLTPYNVARKRGELKYILLTESQSDGGMMLRFVLRSDTKLAQLRKALPWLQEQLPQLKVITVNIQPVHMAIMEGETEIYLTEQQALAERFNDVPLWIRPQSFFQTNPAVASQLYATARDWVRQLPVKHMWDLFCGVGGFGLHCATPDMQLTGIEIAPEAIACAKQSAAELGLTRLQFQALDSTQFATAQGEVPELVLVNPPRRGIGKPLCDYLSTMAPRFIIYSSCNAQTMAKDIRELPGYRIERVQLFDMFPHTAHYEVLTLLVKQ
- the ybjO gene encoding YbjO family protein — translated: MEDETLGFFKKTSSSHARLNVPALVQVAALAIIMIRGLDVLMIFNTLGVRGIGEFIHRSVQTWSLTLVFLSSLVLVFIEIWCAFSLVKGRRWARWLYLLTQITAASYLWAASLGYGYPELFSIPGESKREIFHSLMLQKLPDMLILMLLFVPSTSRRFFQLQ
- the artJ gene encoding arginine ABC transporter substrate-binding protein ArtJ, yielding MKKLVLAALLASFTFGASAAEKINFGVSATYPPFESIGANNEIVGFDIDLAKALCKQMQAECTFTNHAFDSLIPSLKFRKYDAVISGMDITPERSKQVSFTTPYYENSAVVIAKKDTYKTFADLKGKRIGMENGTTHQKYIQDQHPEVKTVSYDSYQNAFIDLKNGRIDGVFGDTAVVNEWLKTNPQLGVATEKVTDPQYFGTGLGIAVRPDNKALLEKLNNALAAIKADGTYQKINDQWFPQ
- the artQ gene encoding arginine ABC transporter permease ArtQ, yielding MNEFFPLASAAGMTVGLAVCALIVGLALAMFFAVWESAKWRPVAWAGSALVTILRGLPEILVVLFIYFGSSQLLLTLSDGFTINLGFVQIPVQMDIENFDVSPFLCGVIALSLLYAAYASQTLRGALKAVPVGQWESGQALGLSKSAIFFRLVMPQMWRHALPGLGNQWLVLLKDTALVSLISVNDLMLQTKSIATRTQEPFTWYIVAAVIYLVITLLSQYILKRIDLRATRFERRPS